A window of the Lactuca sativa cultivar Salinas chromosome 5, Lsat_Salinas_v11, whole genome shotgun sequence genome harbors these coding sequences:
- the LOC111889451 gene encoding uncharacterized protein LOC111889451: MYKVVHLFMGPPIECHILILRSDHIATSKWKKIHVPCMNGGSFYSSNLVSIQGRYLHWDNCIDNSLVSMDMVKEEIVNMSVPNYDKGFGFVYTIFEMGGYLGFFVENSMDKADIWILKDFQRKKWEKLQSITLKMSYYSRLSVSILDRWCYNRFPLCGVMSKRSRYIILECKNNIKGMCYYDLKNGVMKELDIHINVDDGCVVLSSPSIR, encoded by the coding sequence ATGTACAAAGTGGTTCACTTGTTTATGGGGCCACCAATCGAATGTCATATCCTTATATTGAGAAGCGACCATATTGCTACTTCAAAGTGGAAAAAGATCCATGTTCCATGCATGAATGGAGGGTCGTTTTATTCTTCTAACCTGGTTTCAATTCAAGGTAGGTACCTTCACTGGGATAATTGCATTGATAATAGCCTTGTTTCCATGGATATGGTGAAAGAGGAAATTGTGAATATGAGTGTACCCAATTATGATAAGGGATTCGGATTTGTGTATACTATTTTTGAGATGGGTGGTTACCTGGGTTTCTTTGTTGAAAATAGTATGGACAAAGCTGATATATGGATTCTTAAAGATTTTCAGAGGAAGAAGTGGGAGAAGTTGCAATCAATTACTCTCAAGATGTCGTACTACAGTAGATTGTCAGTTAGTATTCTCGACAGATGGTGCTACAACAGATTTCCCCTCTGTGGCGTAATGAGTAAAAGATCTAGATATATAATCCTGGAATGTAAAAACAATATTAAGGGTATGTGCTATTATGATTTGAAAAATGGAGTCATGAAAGAGCTAGACATCCACATTAACGTTGATGATGGATGCGTCGTTCTTTCATCACCAAGTATTAGATAA